A genomic region of Eucalyptus grandis isolate ANBG69807.140 chromosome 5, ASM1654582v1, whole genome shotgun sequence contains the following coding sequences:
- the LOC120293148 gene encoding actin-2-like, whose translation MADAEDIQPLCVDNGFGMVKAGFVGDDAPRVVFPSMVCRSRHPVDMVSMGHGVAYVGDEAQSKRGMLTLKCPMESRIASNWDNMEKISHHTFYIELRGALEERSMLLI comes from the exons ATGGCAGATGCCGAAGACATTCAGCCTCTTTGTGTTGATAATGGATTTGGCATGGTTAAG GCTGGTTTTGTTGGAGATGATGCTCCAAGGGTTGTCTTCCCTAGTATGGTTTGTCGATCGAGGCACCCTGTTGACATGGTTAGTATGGGCCACGGGGTTGCTTATGTTGGAGATGAGGCCCAATCTAAAAGGGGCATGCTTACTTTGAAGTGCCCTATGGAGAGTAGAATTGCCAGCAATTGGGACAATATGGAAAAGATCTCGCATCACACTTTCTACATTGAGCTACGCGGGGCTCTCGAAGAACGTTCGATGCTCCTTATTTAA